Within Nodosilinea sp. FACHB-141, the genomic segment ATCTGCAATTTTTGAGACTCTTTTTGTAGATCTTGCCAGCGGCGGGGAATCTTAACTGTAGTGCCGCGATCGCGCAGGAAGTGCAGCATCTCACCGCGAATATAGGGTACGGCGAAGGAGCTAAAAGCACAGCCTTGACCAGGGTTAAACCGCTCAATGGCACGAATCAAACCGATGTAGCCAATCTGCTCAAGATCTTCGTAGGGCTCAGAACACTGGTGGCTGACGCGGTGGGCAATTTTGCGCACTAGTCCAGCATTGAGTTGCACCAACCGGTTACGCAGTTGTACAGAGGGAGACTGCTTGTACTGCATCAGCAGTTCCATGCCACGGGAGCGAATTGTCGAAGTTTGAGTAGCCATATCTGCGGGTGTCCTTACGAGAGCGGGTTCGCTGAGAACTGTCCTTATTCTCGGGATTGACACCGATATTCACCATCGTTGATCCACGGTACTCCGGCAGAGGGTCAACGCTAATCTCCGTAATTTTACGGGGCAAGAATCCGTAGTTCGAAGTGCAGCTAAACGCCTTTAATCTAGAGATGATGTTTGGCTGTCATACTGAACTGAACTGATTGGCAATACCTCGAACTCGTTGATCTAAAAGGCCGGAAGAGCCTTCTTTAGCAGCCAAAACCGGGCTAAGCTAGAGGCTGCGTCCAGGACATTACATCTCTTAACATCCCTCCGATTAGATTAATGGCTCTTAAGGCAGTTTTACTCGACTTCAACGGTGTCGTGATTAACGATGAGGCCATCCATGGGCGGTTGATTGAGGAGTTGCTCCTAGAAGAGAATCTTCGACCCAACCCCCAGGATCTGGCGGAATATTGCCTAGGCCGCTCTGATGCCGCTTGTCTCAGTGAGCTACTTACTCGTCAAGGACGAGTGATATCCGAGGGGTACTTAGAAAAATTGCTTGACCGTAAAGCTGCTCGCTACCGAGAAGTACTGACCGCCTTAGATCAACTGCCGCTATATCCAGGCCTCGATGATTTGATTTACCAAATTAGGGCAGCCCAGCTCAAGCTAGCTATTGTATCTGGAGCAAGGCGCGAGGAAATTGAAGCCGTACTGGCGCAGACGGCTTGGGGCAAATATGTGGAGCTGATTGTTTCGTCGGATGATCTGACTATCGGGGTTAGTAAGCCTGCCCCAGATGGATATTTACTCGCCATTGAACGCCTCAATCAGCAGTTTGCCGACTTAGCTCTACAGCCGACAGATTGCCTAGCCATAGAAGATTCCTTCGCTGGTATTGAGGCCGCTAAACGGGCAGGAGTACCCGTACTAGGCGTGGCTCATGTCTACCCGTACCAGATGATTCACCGTCGAGCTACATGGGCGATCGATCATCTCTACGAACTGAGCCTAGACTGGCTGAAACCCTACTACGGATCTGGGCCTGATAGAACCGAACAGGTTTCAGCTTAAATGTGGTCGGTGTTAACGCAGTGGGTAGCTCCGTGACTTAGGATGCCATACAAGAACGTTATCCGCAAAATCCTATCATTCTTGCCTTGAGTCTGCTGTTACTGCACTTCCACAACCGCCATGACACATTCACTTACTACTCCTGACCAGGTTATTCAGCAGTTGAACTGGCGCTATGCTACCAAGCAGTTTGACCCAGGCCGCAAAATTTCTGATGGCACATGGACAGCCCTGGAGCAGAGTCTGGTGCTGTCTCCGTCTTCCTTTGGGCTGCAACCCTGGAAGTTTTTCGTGGTGAGGAACCCGGCCTTGCGTCAGCAGCTGAAAGAACATGCCTGGAGTCAAGCTCAAGTTACCGATGCCTCTCACCTAGTGGTGCTGGCTATTAAGAAAGACGTGGGTACTACGGAGGTTGACCAGTTCGTAGAGCGCATGGCAACGGTGCGCCAGATGCCTGCCGAAACGCTTGATGGCTATGGCAACATGATCAAGGGTTTTTTGGCGGAGCCTCCTTACCCCATCACAATGGACAATTGGGCAACTCGGCAGGTTTATATTGCTTTAGGGTTTTTGATGTACTCTGCGGCCCTCCTCGGGGTCGATACTTGCCCAATGGAAGGCTTTGACCAACATAAGTTTAACGAGCTGCTGCAACTACCCGAGCAGGGCTATTCGGCGGTGGTGCTATGTGCAGTCGGCTATCGTGCCGACGATGACAAATATGCCACCTTACCGAAGGTGCGTTATGCTCCGGAAACCGTACTGGGATACTACGACTAGCCTGGTTTTTTGACTGACTTATAGAGCTGCTAGCTTCTCTAAATAGGGTTTTGCCAGGTAGAAGCTGGCAATAGATTTAGCGTCTACCGCTTCCCCAGCCAAAATTGCTTTCTCGAGCTGGGCAGGGGTAAGCCGCACGACTTCGATATCTTCATCGTCATCGGCGTCAGGAGGCAACTCAATGGCATCTAGGTCAGTTGCTAGAAATGCATAGATAATTTCATCTGAATAGCCAGGGGCCAAAGGAAAGTTGCCAATGGGTAGCCAGGTTTGAGCGCTGTGGCCAATTTCTTCTTGGATCTCTCGACGAATGGTTTCGGCAGGGGATTCATCAGCCTCGATTGTGCCGGCTGGAAACTCTAGCAGTCGCCCAAGCACCGCGAAGCGATACTGACGCACCATAATTAACTCACCACTGGCGGTTACAGGTACAGCTAAGGCCCCGCCAGGATGGCGAATGCATTCCCAGTCGCCTTCTGCTCGGTTTGGCAGGCGCAGGCGATTGACCTCAAAGTTGAACTTGCGACCCTCATAAAACAAGCGCTGCTTGAGCAGTTGAGGAGGCTCTTGACCCAAAGGCATAGGTAACGGCGAAGAAAGGGCGCAGGCGGTCAACCTATTGTAGCGGGCTGAGAGCGCGTAGATTAAGTGAAGCCGCCGATTGGGCCAAGTGGCTGAACTCCAGTAGGGTCAACAGCCTGACGTAGGGAGCGTATCGATTGACCGCTGACAGGATCGCGCCAGTGAGGAGCAATCTCGGCTAGAGGGATAAGTACGAAGGCGCGCTCCCGCAGGCGGGGGTGGGGAACTTGTAAGGCTGGTTCGGTGATAATTGACTGGCCGTAGAACAGCAAATCGAGGTCAAGGGTGCGTGGGCCCCACCGCTCACGACGCACTCGACCGAAGTGCTGTTCTATGACTAGTAGCTGAGTGAGTAGGTCTTGGGCTGAGAGGGAGGTCTCGAGTAGAGCACAGGCATTTAGAATATCGGGTTGAGGGGGGCCGATGGCGACAGTTTTATAAAGGCTCGACTGCGCTATGACATCGATGTAGCGATTTTGATGCAGAGCCGTGAGGGCTTGCTGCAAAGTTTTTCGAGAGTCGCCCAAGTTGCTGCCCAGGGCGATCGCACAGGGTACAACCGTCATGCCTTAGCCCAGATGGGGCTGAAGCTGGGCCACTAGCTGGTCAGCTGGCAGCACGCCTTCGATACGATCTACGGGCTGCCCGGCTTTGAATAACACTAGCGTAGGCAGGGCTGCAATTCGATGTTGAGAGGCAATTTGCGGATATTTATCAGTGTCGATTTTGACAATTTTGAGCTGTCCTTTGAGCTGGCTGCTAACGGTGGTTAGAATGCCTGCCATCATTTGACAAGGGCCACACCATGTAGCATAAAAATCCACTAGCACGGGGCCTGAAGCTCCAGCAAGTAAGTCTTCAAAGCTCTGAAACTGCTGTTTAACCGCCATCACATACTCCTTTGGTAACCCCTATTGGTTAAGCAACAGCGTTGCCCATTTATCTAGGATAAGCTACTGCTTTAGGCACTATTTTATTGTTCTAACTCGTTATCAATTGAGCTGGGCTGCGGGGAAGGATGAATAGCCTTAGCTTGGCCGTCCAAACTTGGCTACACGGCCATCTGACGCAGGAAAATATCGAGAGCGGCGGCGACTTTCTCGGCCCAGTCTTCTTGGGCATAGTGGCCCACTTCTTCTAGGGTTTGTAGTTCACCATTGGGTAGGGTTTGAACGGCGGCCTCAGCTAGACTAACCGGCAGCCAAGGATCCTTTTGACCCCAGAGCACTAGGGTGGGGTGATCCCAATGGGGCAGGGCAGCGGCGATCGCCTGGCTGCTGGCTTCAATGTCCATGCGGCGTACGGTAGTCATCAACGCCCGCCCCACATCAGAGCTTTTTAGGAACGGACGGCGATATACGTCTAAATCAGCGTCATCGATTTGGTAGGGGCCACCGCCTTCTAGGGTGCGATCGACCAGGAGCGGATCTTGGGTGATCATATCGCCAGCTAGGGGTAGGCCCATCTGGCGAATCTTCCAAGGCAATTTGGCACCAGGGCCAATGGGAGCATTGATCATGACCAGGCGATCGACTCGCTCGGGATGCTGGAGGGCATACTGAATGCCGACGGCACCGAGGAATCCCTGGGCCACTAGATGCACCTGGGGTAGCTCTAGGGCGTCGATAAAACCACCCAAGGCGGAGGCCAAGGCAGCGGGGGTGTAGTCAAAGTCGCGGCGATCGGGCTTATCGGAAAAGCCGTGGCCAAGCCAATCGGGGGCGATCGCTCGAAATCCCCGCTGAGCCAGGGTGGGCATGACCTGCCGCCAGCTGTAGCTTTGAGATACCAGACCGTGGAGCAGCAACACCGGCAGCCGGGAGGAATCGCCCAGGGGCTGAAGGTCGCGGTAGAACCAGGTCAACCCGTTGACCGACACCGTGCGCTCTGCGATCGCAGCATCTTGACTCATAGCCTTTCCTTAACCCAGCCCACCGAGCTTACCGCCCCACGGAATTGGAATGCAACAGCGGTAACTTAGCCAGGCCAGTCTCCCCAACTCAGCAGCGGTGATACCGCCACTGCCCCAAACTGGCTACAGTAATAAATAGAGAGGGATCCCCCTCCACTGTAATCTTGGGCAAAGGCTACCACTACAAAGCAAAATGAACTGGCAAGAGGTCTCCGGTAACTGGATTTTAGTGCCGCCTAACCCCACGGCGATCGTGCATTTTTTGGGGGGAGCATTTGTGGCAGCTGCCCCCAGTGTCACCTACCAATGGCTGCTAGAAAATCTGGCTCGGCAGGGTTATTTGGTGGTAGCAACGCCCTTTATCAACACCTTTGACCATGCAGCTATTGCCCAGGAAGTGCTGGTCACCTTCGGTCAAGCGCTGCGGTATCTCGACAAGCGAGGGCTAGCTGACTACCGGATGCCCATTTACGGCCTAGGGCACAGCATGGGCTGCAAAGTCCATTTGCTGATCAACAGCCTGTGGGAGGTAGAGCGCGCTGGCAATATGTATATGAGTTTCAATAACTACCCGGCCCGGCGAGCGATTCCCTTTTTAGAGCAGGTGGTGCAGTTTAACCCTGCCTTCAATATGGAATTTACCCCCGACCCTGAGGCTACTCTGGCTTTGGTGCGCGATCGCTATCCCGTGTCCCATAATCTACTCATTAAATTTCGCAGCGATACTATCGACCAAACCCGTCCCTTGTCGGAGGTGCTGGTGCGGCGGTTTCCCCAGTCCACTACAGTTCAAATTTTGCAAGGTTCTCACACCACCCCCATTGCCCAAGAGCTAAGCTGGCAGCCAGGAGAAGCCTTCAGCCCCCTCGATGCTTTGGGGCAATTTATGCGCCAGGAGTTTTATCGAGACCTGACTCACCTACGCCACCATTTGCTGACCTGGCTTAATCCTTCGGGTGTAATGGGTCGATAGGCGATGTAAAACTCTTGCCCTTAAGGCTTTTGCCAGGGTGGGGTTAGGCCTATGATGCAAAGGTGAGCTATCTAGCCGTTGACTGCTTTGACTTACCAGCACACTAGCCAGATTGAAACCCAAACCGATCCAACGGCGCTAAAGTCAGTACTGGCGTGGTTTGACCAGTTTCAAGCAACGCCTATCCCCCACAATATTTGGCTTCAGTGTCAGCTCGCTCTAATTGAGGGATTCACCAACGCGGTGCGCCATGCCCACGCCGGACTGCCCCTAGAAACCCCCGTTGGCATTGAAGTGTCGGTAAGCGATCGCACTATCGATATTCGCATTTGGGATCGCGGCCCCGGATTCGATTTGGCCTCAATGCTGAGGCACAAAATTAGCGTCAACACCCCTGACTCAGAGGGAGGACGGGGACTGAAGATCATGTATCTCGTCGCCGATCGCCTCACCTATGAACCTGCCCCCAACCAGGGGAACTGTCTACATCTGCACAAGACCTTTGCCCTATAGGATAACAATGCCTCTAGAGTGACACTATGGCTCTATCTGAAGTTTTCCTAGCGCTAACCCCATCTGTTCAAGGCTCCGGCCAGCTAACCGACTGGCTCATAGGCGGGCTGGTAAATACCTTGCTGCTGGCGATCGCCTGGCAGTTACCCAAAAAGCTGCTAACCCCCGCAGGCTACTGCCACGCCTGGGTGCTAGGGGTAATCATTTGGGGCTGTCTAGGCTGGCGAGGCTACATCGTGATGATTACTTACTTTCTGGCCGGGACAGCGGTTACCCGCTTAGGTAAAAGCCGCAAGGAGGCGGCCGGCATTGCCGAGGGGCGATCGGGGGTGAGAGGGCCAGAGAATGTATGGGGCTCTGCCCTAGCGGCGGCGGTCTGTGCTGGGGCGATTGCAATTCTCAGCGTAACCGCTAGCCCTGCCAGCCAAGCCCTCTGGCTGCCCTTGCTGGCGCTGGCCTACGTCAGCAGCCTCAGCACCAAACTCTCCGACACCACCGCCAGTGAGGTGGGCAAAGCCTACGGTCGCCATACCTTTCTGATTACCTCGCTCAAGCCAGTACCAGCTGGGACCGAAGGAGCCGTTAGCTTAGAGGGCACCCTAGCTGGAGTAGCTGGGTCGGTGGTGATGGCGCTGGTGGGCTGGGCCGTGGGGTTTCTTAACCTCTGGGGCATCATCATTTGTCTGGTGGCGGCCTTTGTAGCAACCACTGTAGAAAGTCTCATTGGAGCCACACTGCAAACCCGCATACCGTGGTTAACCAATGAAGTCGTCAACGGTATGAACACTACTCTTGGTGCCCTGATTGGACTCTTGTTGGGCTTAGCAGTGGCACAGATAAACCAGTGATGGCGATCGCGGCTAGAATTCCGTAGGTTTACAGATGATTTGTTTAAACTTCCTGCTGGGGGCATCAGACTAAGACGCTACCCCTCCCACAGGCATCTACCGAAATCCGGAAAGTTTTAGGAATTTTTATACAATCCTCACAAACTTTTGTCTTGAGTTTGGAAAAGTTCCGTGAATTTTCGTAATCCTAAATTCCGTGGGTCCTCTGTCGATGGTCACCGCCAGCTTCAGCCTTAATAGATTTAGGCTGGAGCTATGTTGTAGAGCAGGCCTAAGTCATCAATGTTGTTTAGGGAGCGTCTAACCCTCAGGTTATTTATATACCTGAGGACACAACGATAACTGTTATGCAAACTTCACTAGAGCACACGGTTCGTTCTTACCCCTCGGTTCTTGCTATTGGAGCGATATCGCTAGCTATTTTGATCGTTTTTCAAGCCCTCGACACAGGGTCAGCAGCTAGCGCCAAAAGCCGAGACGAATTTCCAGGCCGACGCCAGGGTGGCGGCACCCACTGGGTGACTCCGATGCAACCTAGCGACAACTAGTGCAGAACAATCGCCCCGTGCCATCTATGGCGACGGCGGAGGCACATTAGCAATAGAGATATTGAAATCAAATATCAATCAAAGGCGGCAGTCCCTATATTTGGGACTGCCGCCTTTGACTTGTATTACAAAAGCCAAAGCCATCATCACCATCAGCCTTTGTTAGGCTACAGGGGCGATCGCAAGCAACTACCCGACAAGAGCTACACAGATCGATCTGGGCATGCTTAACAAATGTCCTTCACCTCAGTTGGCGTTCTAAGGTTAGGGCACTGGGTGTGCTACCTGAGAGATTCTTCGTCATTTAGTTTCTGTCTTCAAAGGCCCAGCGATTGTGAAAGCGACGCTCAACAGAATAAACCACCGACTGCGGCGCCGGGTGGTTCCCCAAGTGCTTCACTGGTGGGGAGCGACCCCACTGACCACCGGAGGCAAGATTGTACTGTTGGCCAGTTTAGTGGCCAGTGCCCTAGTGACCAGCGCCAAAGTATTGACCGTTTTAGAACCGGCTGAGCTCTTTCTCTTCGACCATCTGGTGCGAACGCGCCCTAGCCAAGACCTCGACCCTCGCATGACAATTGTGGGCATTACCGAGGCAGATATTCGCCAGTACGGCTGGCCCCTCAGTGACGAGCTATTAGCCGATGTCATTCAAACTCTGCAAGTTCATACCCCAAGGGTGATAGGGCTAGACCTCTACCGCAGCACGCTGAGTCCGTCTGGGTCGGCTGACCTGATCGAAGCCTTAGCCGCCCCCAACCTGATGGCCATTATGAATGTGGGCAGTACCCAGGGCCAGGGCGAAGTGCCTCCTCCGCCCACCGTTGAGCCAGAGCGGGTCGGCTTCAACGATTTTCCCATCGATTCTGACGGCATTATCCGCCGCAACTTGGTTTTCGTGCGCAGTCCTGACGGTGGCTACTATTCCTTCGCCCTGCGGGTAGTTATGGCCTACGAGGGCTATGCATCCGAGGCTTTAACTGCTGAGGCAAATCACCTCTACCTGGGCGATCGGGCTATTCCAGTGCTCTCTGCCCGCGATGGTGGCTACCAAAACGTAGACAGCAGAGGCTACCAAATTTTGCTGCGCTATCACGCTGACCAGATGCCAGCTCGCCACATCTCCATTAGCCAAGTACTCAGCAAGCAGTTTGATCCAGCCTGGATTGACGATAATATTGTCCTCATTGGCACCACCGCCGCCAGCCTCAAAGACCGCTTCTACACACCCTTCAGCTTCGATCAAGACGGCGAACCGACCATGCCTGGGGTAGTCATCCACGGGCAGATGGTGCGCCAGCTGCTTGATATTCTTACCGGACAGCCCGCCAGCTACCGATTTCTGCCGCCCTGGGCCGAAGGATTTTGGCTTTGGAGCTGGTGTTTAGCCGCCAGCACCCTAGTTTGGGTCGTTAAGGGCCCTAGCGAGCTGCTGCTGACCTCCGGACTACTCTTGGGAGGCCTAGGAGTAGTTGGCTGGCTAGGGGTTAATGGATTAGTGTGGCTCCCCCTAGCCGAGCCGGCCTTAGGAATGGTAACTGCAGCAGCAGTGGTTTTAGCTTACAAGCTGCTCTACCGCACCACCCATGACTCCCTCACCGGCCTGCCCAACCGTGAAGCCTTTATCAATACTATTCAGCAGGCTCTCTACCACCGACAAAATCCCGATCAGCCTGTGATAGTGGCGTTTATGGGTATCGATCGCTTCAAAGTAATCAACGAAAGTCTGGGGCACCAGGTGGGTGACGAGGTGCTGCAAATGATGGCTGGGCGACTGGTGCAGCACATACCTCCGGAGGCTCAAGTAGCCCGGGTAGGAGGCGATGAGTTTGCCCTGCTACTCACTCAGCTCTCTAGCACCGCTGCTGGAGAACTGATGGATCAGCTCCAATACGTCCTTTCAGAACCTCTCACCCTGCATGGCCAAAAATTGCCCAGCACCCTCAGCATTGGGGTAGCTATCAGCCAGCCGGGGTTAGAGCACAAACCGGCCGATCTGCTGCGCGACGCCCATACCGCCATGTACCGAGCCAAGGCCTTGGGCAAGTCGCGATTTGAGGTATTTGCTGCTGGCATGCTAACCGAAGCAGTCAACCGCCTTCAGCTCGAAAGCGACTTAATTAGCGCTCTTGACAACCACGAGTTTTTGCTTTACTACCAGCCAATCATCAATCTCAAAACGGGAGCACTGGCTGGATTTGAAGCTCTAGTGCGATGGCACCAGAAAGATCGAGGCTTTGTTCTGCCCAGTGCATTCATTCCAGCAGCAGAGGAAACCGGACTAATCATGGCCTTAGGGCAGTGGATTTTTCGCGAGGCCTGTCAGCAACTGCACCAGTGGCACACCTTACTGCCCCAATATCGCCACCTGACTATGAGCATCAATCTCTCTAATCGTCAGTTTGGTCAAACTGATCTGGTCAGTCAAATCGAAGCCGCCTTAAAAGAAACTCAGGTTGACGGCCACTGCATTCGACTCGAAATTACCGAGAGCATGGTGATGGGCGATGTGGATGCTGCGATCGACCTGATGCTCAAGCTCAAGTCTTTAGACCTAAAGCTGGCTATTGATGACTTTGGGACTGGCTATTCGTCCCTCAGCTATTTGCACCGATTTCCTATGGATACTCTGAAGGTGGATAAGTCCTTCGTAGGGCGCTTAGAGAAAAGCAACGAAGATCGAGCCATTATCAACACTATCTTGACCCTCGGGCAAAAACTTGGCATGGAGGTGGTGGCTGAGGGAGTAGAAACCGCCACCCAGGTCGCCATGCTACAGCAGGAGGGATGCGACTATGGTCAGGGCTATTTTTTTGCCAAGCCTTTACCGGCCGATGAGGCTTTGAACTTACTCCGGCAGCACCAGCCCCTTGGGTGCTAAATCTTTGGCTTGGGGGTCATACTACCTCCCAGATCTTAGATAGAGCAGCTACTTACAACTGCTCCATGACGTAAACCAGCGGCCGCTTCTATTGCCAAAGCCCTGTGTTGGGGCTTTGGCAGAATCCTTATTCTGACCTATTAACTTCCATTCTCAACTGGTCTACAATGATCCCGATAGCAACCGCATATTTTCCTTCAACTTCAACAAAAACATATTTGTTCAGCGGTTCCGCTCAGGAATCGGCCTGGAGAGTTAGTTAAATTCCTTCATTGATTTATAGATGCCGATGTCTGTTGGCGAAGCCACGTTTAGAACAGCTGTGCTTGAGTCAGAACTCCCCGTACTGGTTCATTTTTGGGCTCCTTGGTGTGGGCTCTGCAAGCTCATTATCCCAGTGTTGCAAAGCTTTCAGGCTGAGTGGGAGGGCCATATTAAGCTAGTCGATGTTAATGCCGATGAAAACTTGCGTCTAGCCAACGCTTACCGGCTCTCAAACCTGCCGACGCTGCTGATATTTGAGCAGGGCGAGGTGCGTCAACGAGTAGAGTCATTTCGCGGCAAGGATGATCTACGGCTGGTACTTGACGCCTTTATGCGCAAACGAGAGTTGACCTACGATATTCCCCGACTGGTACGTATCTATCCCTAGCCCTCAATGACAGAACAGTGCTCCATCCAGCTGTAGCAGTCTGCTTTGATGTTGTCGGGCTAACTGTCAGCAGGCAGGTCCAAATAGCCCTCTAACAGCAGATCATCTCCTAGGAGACGCCAACTAGTGCGCTTCAAGGCCAGGGCCTGACCCATGTTCTGAAGGCCCAAGTCACCAATAGGGCTTGGGGCAGCTACACCGCCTATCAGCTTAGGAGCCACAAAGGCCCAAAGCTTATCGATGACGCCATCTCGGATAGCCTGGGCTGCCAGAAAGCCGCCGCATTCCCACAGCACTGTGGCGCAGCCGCGCTGGTAAAGGTGCTCCGTGACTAACCGAGGGGCGAGTGCCGGTAGCGTGACGACATCTACTCCCCTGGTGGCTAAAGCCTGTCGATGTGCTGGGTCG encodes:
- a CDS encoding TIGR00297 family protein; translated protein: MALSEVFLALTPSVQGSGQLTDWLIGGLVNTLLLAIAWQLPKKLLTPAGYCHAWVLGVIIWGCLGWRGYIVMITYFLAGTAVTRLGKSRKEAAGIAEGRSGVRGPENVWGSALAAAVCAGAIAILSVTASPASQALWLPLLALAYVSSLSTKLSDTTASEVGKAYGRHTFLITSLKPVPAGTEGAVSLEGTLAGVAGSVVMALVGWAVGFLNLWGIIICLVAAFVATTVESLIGATLQTRIPWLTNEVVNGMNTTLGALIGLLLGLAVAQINQ
- the folK gene encoding 2-amino-4-hydroxy-6-hydroxymethyldihydropteridine diphosphokinase — encoded protein: MTVVPCAIALGSNLGDSRKTLQQALTALHQNRYIDVIAQSSLYKTVAIGPPQPDILNACALLETSLSAQDLLTQLLVIEQHFGRVRRERWGPRTLDLDLLFYGQSIITEPALQVPHPRLRERAFVLIPLAEIAPHWRDPVSGQSIRSLRQAVDPTGVQPLGPIGGFT
- a CDS encoding co-chaperone YbbN encodes the protein MPMSVGEATFRTAVLESELPVLVHFWAPWCGLCKLIIPVLQSFQAEWEGHIKLVDVNADENLRLANAYRLSNLPTLLIFEQGEVRQRVESFRGKDDLRLVLDAFMRKRELTYDIPRLVRIYP
- a CDS encoding DUF1350 family protein, coding for MNWQEVSGNWILVPPNPTAIVHFLGGAFVAAAPSVTYQWLLENLARQGYLVVATPFINTFDHAAIAQEVLVTFGQALRYLDKRGLADYRMPIYGLGHSMGCKVHLLINSLWEVERAGNMYMSFNNYPARRAIPFLEQVVQFNPAFNMEFTPDPEATLALVRDRYPVSHNLLIKFRSDTIDQTRPLSEVLVRRFPQSTTVQILQGSHTTPIAQELSWQPGEAFSPLDALGQFMRQEFYRDLTHLRHHLLTWLNPSGVMGR
- a CDS encoding HAD family phosphatase, which produces MALKAVLLDFNGVVINDEAIHGRLIEELLLEENLRPNPQDLAEYCLGRSDAACLSELLTRQGRVISEGYLEKLLDRKAARYREVLTALDQLPLYPGLDDLIYQIRAAQLKLAIVSGARREEIEAVLAQTAWGKYVELIVSSDDLTIGVSKPAPDGYLLAIERLNQQFADLALQPTDCLAIEDSFAGIEAAKRAGVPVLGVAHVYPYQMIHRRATWAIDHLYELSLDWLKPYYGSGPDRTEQVSA
- a CDS encoding NAD(P)H-dependent oxidoreductase, whose amino-acid sequence is MTHSLTTPDQVIQQLNWRYATKQFDPGRKISDGTWTALEQSLVLSPSSFGLQPWKFFVVRNPALRQQLKEHAWSQAQVTDASHLVVLAIKKDVGTTEVDQFVERMATVRQMPAETLDGYGNMIKGFLAEPPYPITMDNWATRQVYIALGFLMYSAALLGVDTCPMEGFDQHKFNELLQLPEQGYSAVVLCAVGYRADDDKYATLPKVRYAPETVLGYYD
- a CDS encoding NUDIX hydrolase, encoding MPLGQEPPQLLKQRLFYEGRKFNFEVNRLRLPNRAEGDWECIRHPGGALAVPVTASGELIMVRQYRFAVLGRLLEFPAGTIEADESPAETIRREIQEEIGHSAQTWLPIGNFPLAPGYSDEIIYAFLATDLDAIELPPDADDDEDIEVVRLTPAQLEKAILAGEAVDAKSIASFYLAKPYLEKLAAL
- a CDS encoding anti-sigma regulatory factor, which codes for MTYQHTSQIETQTDPTALKSVLAWFDQFQATPIPHNIWLQCQLALIEGFTNAVRHAHAGLPLETPVGIEVSVSDRTIDIRIWDRGPGFDLASMLRHKISVNTPDSEGGRGLKIMYLVADRLTYEPAPNQGNCLHLHKTFAL
- a CDS encoding alpha/beta fold hydrolase; this translates as MSQDAAIAERTVSVNGLTWFYRDLQPLGDSSRLPVLLLHGLVSQSYSWRQVMPTLAQRGFRAIAPDWLGHGFSDKPDRRDFDYTPAALASALGGFIDALELPQVHLVAQGFLGAVGIQYALQHPERVDRLVMINAPIGPGAKLPWKIRQMGLPLAGDMITQDPLLVDRTLEGGGPYQIDDADLDVYRRPFLKSSDVGRALMTTVRRMDIEASSQAIAAALPHWDHPTLVLWGQKDPWLPVSLAEAAVQTLPNGELQTLEEVGHYAQEDWAEKVAAALDIFLRQMAV
- a CDS encoding EAL domain-containing protein, yielding MKATLNRINHRLRRRVVPQVLHWWGATPLTTGGKIVLLASLVASALVTSAKVLTVLEPAELFLFDHLVRTRPSQDLDPRMTIVGITEADIRQYGWPLSDELLADVIQTLQVHTPRVIGLDLYRSTLSPSGSADLIEALAAPNLMAIMNVGSTQGQGEVPPPPTVEPERVGFNDFPIDSDGIIRRNLVFVRSPDGGYYSFALRVVMAYEGYASEALTAEANHLYLGDRAIPVLSARDGGYQNVDSRGYQILLRYHADQMPARHISISQVLSKQFDPAWIDDNIVLIGTTAASLKDRFYTPFSFDQDGEPTMPGVVIHGQMVRQLLDILTGQPASYRFLPPWAEGFWLWSWCLAASTLVWVVKGPSELLLTSGLLLGGLGVVGWLGVNGLVWLPLAEPALGMVTAAAVVLAYKLLYRTTHDSLTGLPNREAFINTIQQALYHRQNPDQPVIVAFMGIDRFKVINESLGHQVGDEVLQMMAGRLVQHIPPEAQVARVGGDEFALLLTQLSSTAAGELMDQLQYVLSEPLTLHGQKLPSTLSIGVAISQPGLEHKPADLLRDAHTAMYRAKALGKSRFEVFAAGMLTEAVNRLQLESDLISALDNHEFLLYYQPIINLKTGALAGFEALVRWHQKDRGFVLPSAFIPAAEETGLIMALGQWIFREACQQLHQWHTLLPQYRHLTMSINLSNRQFGQTDLVSQIEAALKETQVDGHCIRLEITESMVMGDVDAAIDLMLKLKSLDLKLAIDDFGTGYSSLSYLHRFPMDTLKVDKSFVGRLEKSNEDRAIINTILTLGQKLGMEVVAEGVETATQVAMLQQEGCDYGQGYFFAKPLPADEALNLLRQHQPLGC
- the trxA gene encoding thioredoxin, translating into MAVKQQFQSFEDLLAGASGPVLVDFYATWCGPCQMMAGILTTVSSQLKGQLKIVKIDTDKYPQIASQHRIAALPTLVLFKAGQPVDRIEGVLPADQLVAQLQPHLG